A part of Geothrix oryzae genomic DNA contains:
- a CDS encoding sigma-54 interaction domain-containing protein translates to MTQLPRLHWSTLGDDTGGLEHRWAALWDVTVDRGASPALAPKDVDLWVISARGAWPPPELNRMMAEVAALPILLGLRPDAAPMDAKALGEWGSLGSVRWAVLGPEPPMPGLRPRSGTTTQLSASQALAFGLVSTSPAMQDVLVRARSAAATRATVLLLGESGTGKEVIARAIHRMSAEAGEPFVAVHCGAIPENLLESELFGYNKGAFTDARKDTPGKFREAHGGTIFLDEVGTMPLGAQVRLLRVLQEREVQPLGGGAPVKVDVRVVTASNVDLWKKMKDGSFREDLFYRLEVVPITMPPLRARREEVPFLAQHFLNRKAREHGLYPKALHPSVDPLLMALPWPGNVRQLENAIERAIVLSGTRPVLTREDFAFLAERMGESVESLAATPADGAPRPELQAGTPPAGQAFSSALFAPPPAAAYGLDLPPEGLDLNQVVSDMEKTLMLQSLAITRGNKKRAADLLGLKRTTFLEKMKRLDLEDGDGAEAEA, encoded by the coding sequence ATGACCCAACTGCCGCGCCTTCACTGGTCCACCCTCGGGGACGACACCGGGGGGCTGGAGCATCGGTGGGCCGCCCTTTGGGATGTCACGGTGGATCGCGGCGCGTCCCCGGCCCTGGCGCCGAAGGATGTGGACCTGTGGGTGATCAGCGCCAGGGGCGCCTGGCCCCCGCCGGAACTGAACCGCATGATGGCCGAAGTGGCGGCCCTGCCCATTCTGCTGGGCCTGAGGCCGGATGCGGCGCCCATGGATGCCAAGGCCCTGGGGGAGTGGGGTTCGCTGGGATCCGTGCGCTGGGCCGTGCTCGGGCCCGAGCCGCCCATGCCCGGCCTGCGCCCGCGCTCGGGTACCACCACGCAGCTGAGCGCCTCACAGGCATTGGCCTTCGGCCTGGTGAGCACCAGCCCGGCCATGCAGGATGTGCTGGTCCGCGCCCGCAGCGCCGCCGCCACCCGCGCCACGGTGCTGCTGCTGGGGGAGAGCGGCACGGGCAAGGAAGTCATCGCCCGGGCCATCCACCGCATGAGCGCCGAGGCCGGTGAGCCCTTCGTGGCCGTGCACTGCGGCGCCATCCCCGAGAACCTGCTGGAATCCGAACTCTTCGGCTACAACAAGGGCGCCTTCACGGATGCCCGCAAGGACACACCGGGCAAGTTCCGCGAGGCCCATGGCGGCACCATCTTCCTCGACGAAGTGGGCACCATGCCCCTGGGCGCCCAGGTGCGCCTGCTGCGGGTGCTCCAGGAGCGCGAGGTGCAGCCCCTGGGTGGTGGCGCGCCCGTGAAGGTGGATGTGCGCGTGGTGACGGCCTCCAATGTGGACCTCTGGAAGAAGATGAAGGACGGCAGCTTCCGCGAGGACCTCTTCTACCGCCTCGAAGTGGTGCCCATCACCATGCCGCCCCTGCGCGCGCGGCGCGAGGAGGTGCCCTTCCTGGCCCAGCACTTCCTCAACCGGAAGGCCCGCGAGCATGGCCTCTATCCCAAGGCCCTGCACCCCAGCGTGGATCCGCTGCTCATGGCCCTGCCCTGGCCCGGCAATGTGCGCCAACTGGAGAACGCCATCGAGCGCGCCATCGTGCTGTCGGGCACCCGCCCGGTGCTCACGCGGGAGGACTTCGCCTTCCTCGCGGAGCGCATGGGCGAATCGGTCGAGTCCCTGGCCGCGACTCCCGCCGATGGCGCGCCTCGGCCTGAACTCCAGGCCGGAACACCGCCCGCGGGCCAGGCCTTCTCCTCGGCCCTCTTCGCGCCGCCCCCGGCCGCCGCCTACGGGCTGGACCTGCCGCCCGAGGGCCTGGACCTCAACCAGGTGGTGTCGGACATGGAGAAGACGCTCATGCTCCAGAGCCTGGCCATCACCCGCGGCAACAAGAAGCGCGCCGCCGACCTGCTGGGCCTCAAGCGCACCACCTTCCTTGAAAAAATGAAGCGGCTGGACCTGGAGGATGGAGACGGCGCCGAGGCTGAGGCCTGA
- a CDS encoding phosphotransferase, which yields MDARLDRALARWSLSDARPLAGDVGARQYFRAAHPQLGTALVVLHPLDAPGKSDDSYFEFRALQAYLDPVLRVPTIVACDDEDRCLLVEDLGDDTLESRLVAHPEEEQHWARQAGWLLATLAGPLTLGAPPHAFFMGRVFDQAKFQFEWDYCRQNFFQDFLQKDPPRWLERMMDEAHASLETRAHFFAHRDFHVRNLMVHGDRLVVIDFQDARRGAATYDLASILYDGYWDWSREAGRLLVGPLQNELGWNHEALLEELNLSALQRNLKALGTFGHQLVHRRKAHFAPAVPRTLRHLRSHFQRMNHQDGVLACEHMLRLAEERLLKG from the coding sequence ATGGATGCCCGCCTTGACCGCGCCCTGGCCCGCTGGAGCCTGTCGGATGCCCGGCCCCTGGCGGGGGATGTCGGGGCGCGGCAATACTTCCGCGCGGCCCACCCGCAGCTGGGCACGGCCCTGGTGGTGCTGCACCCGCTGGATGCGCCGGGGAAGAGCGACGACTCCTACTTCGAGTTCCGGGCCCTGCAGGCTTACTTAGATCCCGTGCTGCGGGTGCCCACCATCGTGGCCTGCGATGACGAGGACCGCTGCCTGCTGGTGGAGGACCTGGGGGACGACACGCTGGAAAGCCGGCTGGTGGCGCATCCCGAGGAGGAGCAGCACTGGGCGCGGCAGGCCGGCTGGCTGCTGGCCACCCTGGCCGGCCCCCTCACCCTGGGCGCACCGCCCCACGCCTTCTTCATGGGCCGGGTCTTCGACCAGGCCAAGTTCCAGTTCGAGTGGGACTACTGCCGCCAGAACTTCTTCCAGGACTTCCTCCAGAAGGACCCGCCGCGCTGGTTGGAACGGATGATGGACGAGGCCCACGCCAGCCTGGAGACCCGCGCCCACTTCTTCGCCCACCGCGACTTCCATGTGCGCAACCTCATGGTGCACGGCGACCGGTTGGTGGTGATCGACTTCCAGGATGCCCGCCGTGGCGCCGCCACCTACGACCTGGCCAGCATCCTCTACGACGGCTACTGGGATTGGTCCCGGGAGGCCGGCCGCCTCCTGGTGGGGCCCCTCCAGAACGAGCTGGGCTGGAACCACGAGGCGCTCCTGGAGGAGCTGAACCTCAGCGCCCTCCAGCGGAACCTCAAGGCCCTGGGCACCTTCGGCCACCAGCTGGTGCACCGCCGCAAGGCCCACTTCGCCCCCGCCGTCCCCCGCACCCTGCGCCACCTGCGCAGCCACTTCCAGCGCATGAACCACCAGGATGGCGTCCTCGCCTGCGAGCACATGCTGCGCCTGGCCGAAGAGCGGCTGCTGAAGGGCTAG
- the murI gene encoding glutamate racemase, with product MDRRAGGAGIMSRADRPIGIFDSGIGGLTVIHALRQLLPQEDLVYLGDTARLPYGTKSHRTIERYTLQMGELLQRHEPKLIVIACNTASAHGLPALQAVSPCPVIGVIEPGAEAAAEVPGPVGIIGTLATVSSAAYELAIRRRDPGKVIHSVACPLLVPLAEEGWFDDPVTDSICRRYMNELPFEVKTVVLGCTHYPTLMTSLERSRPGTRWIDSGRVTAKAVDRMLQGTLGYRTAGARGSLRVQLTDASSRLKEVGSRFLEEALGDVEVVEI from the coding sequence GTGGATCGCCGTGCTGGCGGTGCGGGCATCATGAGCCGCGCGGACCGTCCGATCGGCATCTTCGACTCGGGCATCGGCGGGCTCACGGTCATCCATGCCCTGCGCCAGCTGCTGCCCCAGGAGGATCTGGTCTACCTCGGCGACACGGCCCGGCTGCCCTACGGCACCAAGAGCCACCGCACCATCGAGCGCTACACGCTGCAGATGGGCGAGCTGCTGCAGCGTCACGAGCCCAAGCTCATCGTCATCGCCTGCAACACCGCCAGCGCCCACGGCCTGCCGGCCCTGCAGGCCGTGAGCCCCTGCCCCGTGATCGGCGTGATCGAGCCCGGCGCCGAGGCCGCGGCAGAGGTTCCAGGCCCCGTGGGCATCATCGGCACCCTGGCCACCGTGAGCAGCGCGGCCTACGAGCTCGCCATCCGGCGCCGCGACCCCGGCAAGGTCATCCACAGCGTGGCCTGTCCCCTGCTGGTGCCCCTGGCGGAGGAGGGCTGGTTCGATGATCCGGTCACCGACAGCATCTGCCGCCGCTACATGAACGAGCTGCCCTTCGAGGTGAAGACCGTGGTGCTGGGCTGCACCCACTATCCGACGCTGATGACGAGCCTGGAGCGCAGCCGTCCCGGCACCCGCTGGATCGATAGCGGCCGCGTCACCGCCAAGGCCGTGGACCGGATGCTGCAGGGCACCCTCGGCTACCGCACCGCCGGCGCCCGCGGCAGCCTCCGCGTCCAGCTCACCGATGCCAGCAGTCGCCTGAAGGAAGTGGGCAGCCGCTTTCTGGAAGAGGCGCTGGGGGATGTCGAGGTCGTGGAGATTTAA
- the thpR gene encoding RNA 2',3'-cyclic phosphodiesterase, which yields MEVGRRRLFFALPLPPQLREALGRWQGRLSEDAGEGARWCRPEGLHLTLAFLGDCPEEALPRLGAVGEAVAGRRDAFALHTAGLGGFPSLGAARVLWLGLEPSPALEALAADLRTTLGAAGEPFEARPFRAHLTLARFRRIRSLAGFPAPPPAAFAADRLALFESRPQGCYTPLQVWSLRTV from the coding sequence GTGGAAGTAGGCCGGCGGCGCCTCTTCTTCGCCCTGCCCTTGCCACCCCAGCTGCGGGAGGCTCTCGGCCGCTGGCAGGGCCGGTTGTCGGAGGACGCGGGGGAGGGTGCGCGCTGGTGCAGACCCGAGGGGCTCCACCTCACCCTGGCCTTCCTCGGTGACTGTCCCGAGGAGGCCCTGCCCCGCCTCGGCGCGGTGGGCGAAGCCGTGGCCGGACGCCGGGACGCCTTCGCCCTCCACACGGCGGGGCTCGGCGGCTTTCCGAGCCTCGGCGCGGCGCGGGTGCTCTGGCTGGGCCTGGAGCCCTCCCCCGCACTGGAGGCCCTGGCCGCGGACCTGCGCACGACCCTGGGCGCCGCCGGGGAACCCTTCGAGGCCCGACCGTTCCGGGCCCACCTCACCCTGGCGAGGTTCCGCCGAATCCGATCCCTCGCCGGGTTCCCGGCGCCGCCCCCTGCGGCCTTTGCGGCGGACCGGCTTGCGCTCTTCGAGAGCCGGCCCCAGGGATGTTACACGCCGCTGCAGGTCTGGTCCTTGCGGACGGTATGA
- a CDS encoding radical SAM/SPASM domain-containing protein, with protein sequence MKGLAGVRLLRARLHFARRREQGQVWAYPLLKVAKFFHKVHRWTRPGSARNPKTGALPCPIPFREMVINCDGTVACGSTAQAPILEALIEGAEPVGLTGIWEGEAFRSMRARMLAGDRSACQGCQLYQCPGFEPLSEEEQTSNGGGAPRIHQLLIEPTAVCNFDCPTICGHSFPRSKQPVSARQVTFMPMDLFRRLVDAIDLPIDKICFYNYGEPLLHPEFSAMCRLMRERCPSSIITTSTNGSRLGDPGVRAGLLASGLDELIVSVDGASQATYEVYRRGGRFEDILRGMRLLREERDRAGLLRPRILWRYILFPWNDRDEDLAEAERLAGEIGVDRFCYHLSDLPGMASETYRPGTEAFERIRGKLF encoded by the coding sequence ATGAAGGGACTGGCGGGGGTTCGCCTCCTGAGAGCTCGGCTCCACTTCGCGCGGCGGCGTGAGCAGGGCCAGGTGTGGGCCTATCCCCTGCTGAAGGTGGCCAAGTTCTTCCACAAGGTGCATCGGTGGACCCGCCCAGGGTCCGCCCGGAATCCCAAGACCGGGGCGCTCCCCTGTCCCATCCCCTTTCGGGAAATGGTCATCAACTGCGACGGGACGGTGGCCTGCGGCTCGACCGCCCAAGCCCCGATCCTGGAGGCCTTGATCGAGGGCGCTGAACCCGTCGGCCTGACGGGGATCTGGGAGGGCGAAGCCTTCCGGTCCATGCGGGCCCGCATGCTGGCGGGGGACCGGAGCGCCTGCCAGGGGTGTCAGCTGTACCAGTGTCCGGGCTTCGAGCCGCTGTCGGAGGAAGAACAGACCTCGAATGGGGGAGGGGCGCCGCGGATCCATCAGCTGCTGATCGAACCCACGGCCGTGTGCAATTTCGACTGCCCCACCATCTGCGGGCACAGCTTCCCGAGGTCGAAACAGCCCGTCTCGGCCCGCCAAGTGACTTTCATGCCGATGGATCTCTTCCGGCGGTTGGTCGACGCCATCGACCTGCCCATCGACAAGATCTGCTTCTACAACTACGGCGAGCCGCTCCTCCATCCGGAATTCAGCGCGATGTGCCGCCTGATGAGGGAGCGCTGCCCGTCCTCCATCATCACCACCAGCACGAACGGAAGCAGGCTCGGTGACCCGGGCGTTCGGGCCGGGCTGCTGGCCTCGGGCCTGGATGAGCTCATCGTGTCCGTGGATGGCGCCAGCCAGGCCACCTACGAGGTCTATCGGCGCGGGGGCCGGTTCGAGGACATCCTTCGGGGCATGCGCCTGCTGAGGGAAGAGCGGGACCGGGCGGGGCTGCTGCGGCCGAGGATCCTGTGGCGCTACATCCTGTTCCCATGGAACGACCGTGACGAGGACCTGGCTGAGGCGGAAAGGCTGGCCGGGGAGATCGGGGTCGATCGTTTCTGCTACCACCTCTCGGACCTGCCGGGCATGGCCTCGGAAACCTACCGGCCCGGGACCGAGGCCTTCGAGCGCATTCGGGGCAAGCTGTTCTGA
- the cobB gene encoding Sir2 family NAD+-dependent deacetylase, with the protein MSLSRGGSLVILTGAGISAESGLRTFRAADGLWENHRVQDVATPEAFHRNPALVYRFYNERRRSLATVQPNAAHEALARLERAWPGELLLVTQNVDDLHDRAGSQNLLHMHGELLKARCLACRAVVAWPGDLDADDHCPACRRGRLRPHIVWFGEMPLEMERIYQALDRCALFAAIGTSGHVYPAAGFVEAAAPGARTVELNLEPSLVADAFQEQRVGKATELVPAFVAELLGD; encoded by the coding sequence ATGTCTCTTTCCCGCGGCGGTTCCCTCGTGATCCTCACCGGCGCGGGCATCTCCGCGGAAAGCGGGCTGCGGACCTTCCGCGCGGCGGACGGGCTGTGGGAGAACCACCGGGTGCAGGATGTGGCCACGCCCGAGGCCTTCCACCGGAACCCGGCCCTGGTCTACCGCTTCTACAACGAGCGGCGGCGGAGCCTGGCGACGGTCCAGCCCAACGCCGCCCATGAGGCCCTGGCGCGGCTCGAGCGCGCGTGGCCCGGCGAGCTTCTGCTGGTCACGCAGAATGTGGACGACCTCCACGACCGGGCGGGCTCGCAGAACCTGCTGCACATGCACGGCGAGCTGCTCAAGGCCCGCTGCCTCGCCTGCCGCGCCGTGGTGGCCTGGCCCGGCGACCTGGATGCCGACGACCACTGCCCGGCCTGCCGGCGCGGCCGGCTGCGCCCCCACATCGTCTGGTTCGGCGAGATGCCCCTGGAGATGGAGCGCATCTACCAAGCCCTGGACCGCTGCGCCCTCTTCGCCGCCATCGGCACCAGCGGCCATGTGTACCCCGCTGCGGGCTTCGTGGAGGCCGCAGCGCCCGGCGCCCGCACTGTGGAGCTCAACCTCGAGCCCAGCCTCGTGGCCGACGCCTTCCAGGAGCAGCGCGTCGGCAAGGCCACGGAGCTGGTGCCCGCCTTCGTGGCCGAGCTGCTGGGGGACTGA
- a CDS encoding alkaline phosphatase family protein — MRGFPAFLTLVPVLTPTPLLAQKSPALAPPARPHLVVVVSVDQLSAELMQTYGPELTGGLARLRQEGAFFTEAYHDHGFTETGPGHSVLLSGRFPANTGIVENRWFDRGTGRLVYCVEDAAARPLPAAGPPGSSSGSSWGSSNARFLGDGLGDWLQAQVPGSRAFAVSGKDRAAILMAGRKPTAAYWFSGAAGFGTSTTYAQRLPEWLLRFDGGLQERFATRSWLWTKTPGTPEGRVATWTFPGQVIRNGALPRLIQGAGMPLDKTFEARFRKSPFLDEVTLEAAEALMDAEKLGQGPATDLLAVSFSATDYIGHSYGILGTEMRDQLHRLDRTLGRLLEVVRRRDSRAWVILSADHGGMDLPEALADQGFPARRVNPPVFLNELRADLKAAFKVDADLLLESPEPNSLYLREGALKATGLERKAVLARMQAWLRARPEVADAFTAEDLAATDPSATGSPRDTSLRVLLRRSFRADRSGDVLVAFKPWVVFGVPPVEWATGHGTPYAYDRRVPLIFWGPWKGGERPGPVRTVDLAPTLARELGLQPGAVDGQALDLGRAATTNRKK; from the coding sequence ATGCGTGGGTTCCCCGCTTTTCTGACCCTGGTTCCCGTCCTCACCCCGACGCCCCTCCTCGCCCAGAAGTCCCCAGCTCTCGCCCCACCGGCCCGGCCCCACCTGGTGGTGGTCGTGTCCGTGGACCAGCTCTCCGCCGAGCTGATGCAGACCTACGGCCCGGAGCTGACCGGCGGCCTCGCGCGGCTGCGCCAGGAGGGCGCCTTCTTCACCGAGGCCTACCACGACCACGGCTTCACGGAGACGGGCCCCGGCCATTCCGTGCTGCTGTCGGGGCGCTTCCCGGCGAACACCGGCATCGTGGAGAACCGCTGGTTCGACCGCGGGACCGGCCGCCTGGTCTACTGCGTCGAGGATGCCGCCGCCCGGCCACTGCCCGCCGCGGGTCCCCCGGGGTCTTCCTCCGGATCTTCCTGGGGTTCTTCCAACGCCCGCTTCCTGGGCGACGGGCTGGGCGACTGGCTCCAGGCACAGGTGCCCGGCAGCCGGGCCTTCGCCGTGTCGGGCAAAGACCGGGCCGCGATCCTGATGGCCGGCCGCAAGCCCACCGCCGCCTACTGGTTCAGCGGGGCGGCGGGCTTCGGCACCTCCACCACCTACGCCCAGCGCCTGCCCGAGTGGCTGCTGCGCTTCGACGGCGGGCTGCAGGAGCGCTTCGCCACCCGGAGCTGGCTCTGGACCAAGACTCCCGGCACGCCCGAGGGCCGCGTGGCCACCTGGACCTTCCCGGGCCAGGTGATCCGCAACGGCGCCCTGCCGCGCCTCATCCAGGGCGCGGGCATGCCCCTCGACAAGACCTTCGAGGCCCGCTTCCGCAAATCCCCCTTCCTCGACGAGGTCACCCTGGAGGCCGCCGAGGCGCTGATGGACGCCGAGAAGCTGGGCCAGGGCCCGGCCACGGATCTGCTGGCGGTGAGCTTCTCCGCCACGGACTACATCGGCCACAGCTACGGCATCCTGGGCACGGAGATGCGGGACCAGCTGCACCGCCTGGACCGCACCCTGGGCCGCCTGCTCGAGGTCGTGCGCCGCCGCGATTCCAGGGCCTGGGTGATCCTCAGCGCCGACCACGGCGGCATGGACCTGCCCGAGGCCCTGGCGGATCAGGGCTTCCCCGCCCGGCGCGTGAACCCGCCCGTCTTCCTGAACGAGCTGCGCGCCGACCTCAAGGCCGCCTTCAAGGTGGACGCCGACCTCCTCCTGGAATCGCCCGAGCCCAACTCGCTCTACCTGCGGGAGGGCGCCCTGAAGGCCACGGGCCTCGAGCGGAAGGCGGTGCTGGCGCGGATGCAGGCCTGGCTGCGGGCCCGGCCCGAAGTGGCCGACGCCTTCACCGCCGAGGATCTGGCCGCCACCGACCCCAGCGCCACCGGAAGCCCCCGCGACACCAGCCTGCGCGTGCTGCTGCGCCGCAGCTTCCGCGCGGATCGCAGCGGCGATGTGCTGGTGGCCTTCAAGCCCTGGGTGGTCTTCGGCGTGCCCCCCGTCGAATGGGCCACGGGCCACGGCACCCCCTACGCCTACGACCGCCGAGTGCCCCTCATCTTCTGGGGCCCCTGGAAGGGCGGCGAACGGCCCGGCCCCGTCCGCACCGTGGACCTCGCCCCCACCCTGGCGCGGGAGCTGGGGCTCCAGCCCGGAGCCGTGGACGGCCAGGCGCTCGACCTCGGAAGGGCCGCCACCACCAACCGCAAAAAATAA
- a CDS encoding 50S ribosomal protein L11 methyltransferase: MANATHLRWKLEVPDPQEEGLCAWLEGAGSSAFYREADPPRACYAYFPPDQAPPEAGGLAAFPGVRLLETETFGDEDWLAKSREGFGAFEVGARFHVRPLWDETPAPADRFDLVVNPGLAFGTGGHETTRLCIELLEELAAAGRLKGPVLDIGAGTGILSLAAFLLGGRDLTAFDNDPDCGPAMEEFISLNAHLLKGAKPYDSFVGTLDHPRVQGPYPGLLANILLETIQELLPRMAEVAAPGGWLIASGILAERTDEALVSLVSHGFKPEKVRTEGEWIAVLAVRAS, translated from the coding sequence ATGGCGAACGCGACGCACCTGAGATGGAAATTGGAAGTCCCGGACCCCCAGGAAGAAGGGCTCTGCGCCTGGCTGGAAGGGGCGGGTTCCTCCGCCTTCTATCGCGAAGCCGATCCGCCGCGGGCCTGCTACGCCTACTTCCCGCCGGACCAGGCGCCCCCTGAAGCGGGCGGTTTGGCCGCGTTTCCCGGCGTGCGTCTGCTCGAGACTGAGACCTTCGGGGACGAGGACTGGCTGGCCAAGAGCCGGGAGGGCTTCGGCGCCTTCGAAGTGGGCGCGCGCTTCCATGTGCGGCCCCTCTGGGACGAGACGCCCGCCCCGGCGGACCGCTTCGACCTCGTGGTGAACCCCGGCCTGGCCTTCGGCACCGGCGGCCACGAGACCACCCGCCTCTGCATCGAACTGCTGGAGGAGCTCGCCGCGGCGGGCCGCCTGAAGGGGCCGGTCCTCGACATCGGCGCGGGCACCGGCATCCTGTCGCTGGCCGCCTTCCTGCTGGGGGGCCGCGACCTCACGGCCTTCGACAACGACCCCGACTGCGGGCCCGCCATGGAAGAGTTCATATCGCTCAATGCGCACCTGCTGAAGGGCGCGAAGCCCTACGACAGCTTCGTCGGCACGCTGGATCACCCGCGCGTGCAGGGCCCCTACCCGGGCCTGCTGGCCAACATCCTGCTGGAGACCATCCAGGAGCTGCTGCCCCGCATGGCGGAAGTGGCCGCCCCCGGAGGCTGGCTCATCGCCAGCGGCATCCTGGCCGAGCGCACGGACGAAGCCCTGGTGAGCCTCGTCTCCCACGGGTTCAAGCCCGAGAAGGTGCGGACGGAAGGCGAGTGGATCGCCGTGCTGGCGGTGCGGGCATCATGA
- a CDS encoding thioredoxin family protein, protein MRRGLRAFLLVPALLAPPLRAQAPQATQGLKLGDPCPAFALPGTDGRTHAAEAAEPLLMVVFLSTECPYVMATQARINAYAKRYAGHVAVRAINANDVETHGRESLADMQAQAKGQGFAFPYLKDEPQAVTRAFGAVCTPDFFLFDRARKLAYRGRMDDSWRDPSKVTVRDLEAATEALLAGRPVAAEQVPSRGCSIKWK, encoded by the coding sequence ATGAGGCGCGGCCTGCGGGCCTTCCTCCTGGTTCCGGCCCTGCTGGCGCCCCCGCTCCGGGCCCAGGCCCCCCAGGCCACCCAGGGGCTGAAGCTGGGCGACCCCTGTCCCGCCTTCGCCCTGCCGGGCACGGACGGGCGCACCCATGCCGCCGAGGCGGCGGAGCCCCTGCTCATGGTGGTGTTCCTCAGCACCGAGTGCCCCTATGTGATGGCCACCCAGGCCCGCATCAACGCCTACGCCAAACGGTACGCGGGCCATGTGGCGGTCCGGGCCATCAACGCCAACGATGTGGAGACCCATGGCCGCGAGTCCCTGGCCGACATGCAGGCCCAGGCCAAAGGGCAGGGCTTCGCGTTCCCCTACCTCAAGGATGAACCCCAGGCCGTGACCCGGGCCTTCGGCGCCGTCTGCACGCCGGACTTCTTCCTGTTCGACCGCGCGCGGAAGCTGGCCTACCGGGGCCGCATGGATGACAGCTGGCGCGACCCGTCGAAGGTCACCGTGCGCGACCTGGAGGCCGCCACCGAGGCCCTCCTGGCGGGCCGGCCCGTGGCCGCGGAGCAGGTTCCCAGCCGCGGCTGCAGCATCAAGTGGAAGTAG
- a CDS encoding thioredoxin family protein encodes MALTESTMVPLGTACPDFTLPGVDGRLWSLHDFHCPALLVVVMCNHCPYVQSVDDRINALAKAYAGRCAVVALNANDAVTYPDDSYEAMRARARAKGFVFPYLWDEEQTVARRLGAVCTPDFFLYDSHRRLAYRGRLDDNWKDATRVTHRDLKEAIDRLLAGEEPLEIQHPSMGCSIKWRS; translated from the coding sequence ATGGCCCTGACGGAATCCACCATGGTCCCGCTCGGTACGGCCTGCCCCGACTTCACCCTGCCGGGGGTGGATGGGCGGCTCTGGTCGCTGCACGACTTCCACTGCCCGGCCCTGCTGGTGGTGGTGATGTGCAACCACTGCCCCTATGTGCAGTCCGTGGATGACCGCATCAACGCGCTGGCCAAGGCCTATGCCGGCCGCTGCGCCGTGGTGGCCCTCAACGCGAACGATGCCGTGACCTATCCGGACGACAGCTACGAGGCCATGCGGGCCCGTGCCAGGGCCAAGGGCTTCGTCTTCCCCTACCTCTGGGACGAGGAGCAGACCGTGGCCCGCCGCCTCGGCGCCGTGTGCACCCCGGACTTCTTCCTCTACGATTCCCACCGCCGCCTCGCCTACCGGGGCCGCCTGGACGACAACTGGAAGGACGCCACCCGGGTCACCCACCGGGATCTGAAAGAAGCCATCGACCGCCTGCTGGCGGGCGAGGAGCCCCTGGAAATCCAGCACCCGAGCATGGGGTGCAGCATCAAGTGGAGGTCCTGA